Sequence from the Aromatoleum petrolei genome:
GATGATTGGCTGCAGTGTGGCTATAAAACAGTTGGAAGTCAAACAAAAAAGAGGGTGTTTTTTTGCAGGACATACGGCGTACACGTGAAGCGGAGGCGGGATTGCGAGACGAGCCGCCGTGTCTGACGTCGCTTCCATGCACAGCGCGGGATGCAGCGCGGGTTCTTGCGAGAATTGCCGAAAATCGGTTCTTAGTGCACTGCAAAATAATTTGATATCCATCAAAGTCGGCGCAGAAAATCTCTGCCCCGTATTGTTCCCGTCCTCCCCCAAGCCTATCGTGCGCAGAAATTTCGGTCGCCCGTCGGCGCAACCCGATTCAGCGGACGACTACGCGGGTTCCCCTGCGGGAACCTCCTCAACGTGGAGAAGTGCAGAATGAATGCTGCTGAAATCCTGCTGTCGGCCGGCGCGGATGCCGCGATAGCCATCGAATGCGGCGAGCGACGAGTGAGCTACGCGGAATTGCGGGACCGCGTGCGGCGCGCGGCCGGAGCCTGGCAGGCCCTGGGGCTCGCTCCCGGCGAACGCGTGGTCGTGTTCGCGCCCGACAGTGACGACTGGGTCGAGGCGTATCTCGGCGCGATCTGGGCCGGCGGCGTGGTGATCGGCGTCAATCCGCGCCTGTCGATGACGGAGCTCACGCCCATCCTGAAGGAATGCGAGGCGCGCTTCGTGTGGTGCGAGCCGGCGCAGGCAGGTGAACTGCAGGGGCTGGTCGCAACGTTACCGGGAGCACCAGCGGTGGTCGGTGGCGGCGTCGCGGCGCGTGACTGGGCGCAGGCGCTCGCAGGTGCCGAAGGGCTCGAGCCCATGCAACTCGATGCCGAAGCGCCGGCCCTGTGGATTGGCACCTCCGGCACGACGGGCACGCCCAAGGGGGTGATCCACGTGCAGCGCGTGGTCGCGAACGCCCATTCCTTCGCCTGTAGCCTCGCCGGTCTGACGTCTGCGGACCGGCTATATGCAAGCTCCAAGCTGTTCTTTGCCTACGCGCTCGGCAACAGCCTGTTCGCGGGTCTGCGTGCAGGGGCCACCGTGATCCTTGACCGCGAATGGCCCACGGCCGAGCGTGTCGAGGAGATGGTCGCGAAACATCGGCCGACGCTGCTCTTCAGCGTGCCGACGCTGTACAACAAGATGCTGCAGACGGGCGTGGCGGCGCGGCTGGCGGAGCGCGGCATCCGCCATTTCGTGTCAGCCGGCGAGGCGCTGCCGCTCGCGATCCGCCAGGGCTGGCGCGAGCAGACCGGGTGCAGTCTGATCAGCGGTTACGGCACGTCCGAGACGCTGTGCCTGATGCTCTACAGCGACGACGACTCGGGCCTGATGCGCCCGACGCCGCTGACCGAGGTGCGCTTCAACCCGGACGTCGATGCGGATCTGCCCCAGCGCATCTGGGTGCGTCACACCACGGTCGCGGTCGGTTACTGGAAGCGGCCCGAGGCGCAGGTCGATTTCGACAACGGCTGGTTTTCGCCCGGCGACATGTTCCTGCGCCATGCGGACGGCCGTCTTGAATACGCCGGGCGCAACGACGACATGCTGAAGATCGCGGGCCAGTGGGTCAGCACGTTGTGGGTCGAGCAGGCGCTGGCGGCTCACTGCGGCGACACCCTGCAGCAGATTGCGGCGGTCGGCGTCGATTCGGCAGATGGTCTGACGGCACTGGCGGTTCTGGTCGTGGCCGCGCCGGGACGCTGGGCCGAGGCGCGCCAGCGGGTGGAGGACGGCATCGCCGCACTGCCGGGGCATCGACGCCCGCGCTGGGTGCATTGGGTCGATGCGCTGCCGCTGACGCCGACGGGCAAGCTGCAACGCGGCCGTTTGCGTGCGCTGCACGAGCGCCACGCCGCTGCCGCTGCCTGACGAATGCCCTCGGGTGGCCCGCACGCGGGCACACCCTCCTGAAGCGAAGAGGCTGTCGCGGGAAGGCCACCCAGCAGCCGCCACACCATCCGGCCAACGAGGAGACAACCGTGTCCAGTAAAGACGCCGTCGATGTTCAGTCCTTCATAGACCACCAGCCCTTCTCGGGCTTCCAGTGGCTCATATTCGTTCTGTGCTTCCTGATCGTGCTGCTCGACGGTTTCGACACCGCGGCGATCGGCTACATCGCGCCGTCGCTCATTCAGGAGTGGGGCGTCACCAAGCCGGACCTCGCGCCGGTGTTGAGCGCCGCGCTGTTCGGGCTTGCGGGTGGGGCGCTGCTGTCCGGTCCGCTGTCCGACCGACTCGGGCGCAGGCTGGTGCTGAACGTGTCGGTGCTGGTGTTCGCTCTGGCGAGCATGGTGTCGGCATTCGCGTCCGATCTGCAGAGCCTTACCGTGCTGCGCTTCCTCACGGGAATCGGTTTGGGGGCGGCAATGCCGAACGCGGTCACGCTGATCAGCGAATACTCTCCGTCGAAGCGCCGGGCCCTCATCACGACGGCGATGTTCTCGGGCTTCCCCCTGGGGGCGGCGTTCGGCGGCTTCCTCGCTGCGTGGATGATCCCGCATTTCGGCTGGCGCAGCGTGCTGGTGCTCGGCGGCGTGGCTCCCATCGTGCTGGTCGCGGTGATGCTGGTGTGGTTGCCGGAGTCGGTGCGCTACATGGTGGCGAAGGGGCATTCGACCGAGCGGATCCGTGCGGTGCTCGGCCGTATCTCTGCTGCCGCGGCGGCGCTTGCCTCATCCTTCCACCTTACGGAGACGGTTTCCATTGCGGATGGAAAGAGCGGACTGGGCGTCGTTCTGTCGCGCTCCCGCGTGGTGGGCTCGGTGATGCTGTGGCTCGCCTATTTCATGGGGCTGGTGATCTTCTATGCCCTGATCAACTGGATGCCCATCCTGTTCAAGGATGCCGGCCTCGATCCGAAGACGGCCACGTTGATCTCCGCGCTGTTCCCGCTCGGCGGTTGCGCAGCGGTGTTCGTCGGTTGGCTGATGGATCGTTTCAACGGCAACCGCATCGTCGCCATCGCCTACGCACTCACCGCGGTATCGGTGTTTGCGATCGGGCAGATGGTGGGCAACGTCGGGGCGCTGGTGGTCGTGGTGTTCCTCGCCGGCACGATGATGAACGCCGCACAGGTGTCGATGCCGGCGCTCGCGGCCTCGTTCTATCCGACGCAGGGCCGCGCCACGGGTGTCGCGTGGATGCTCGGCATCGGGCGTTTCGGCGGCATCGCAGGTTCCTTCCTGGTGGCCGAGCTTGCGCGCCGGAAGCTCGGTTTCAGCGAGGTGTTCATGATCGTCGCCATACCCGGCCTGCTCGCCACCACGGCGCTGATCGTCAAGCAGTTCTTCCATCCGGAAACGGCCCCCGAGCAAGGCGAAGCCGCGGAAGGCGGTGCGCTGTATCTGAAGGAGCAGGTGCAGGGCGCCCACTGAGCGTGTCGCGCCATCCCGAACGGTTCCGGTCCGGCCGCCGCCGTGCGGCGGCGCGCGACCGGATAATCGGGCTATGATCCCGACCTGAGTCGTAAGGACCGGGACAAGATGCGCGCCGATCAGCTGGATTTCTACTCCCTTGTGGAGTTTTCGCCCGACAGCGGGGCGATACAGTTCAGCGGCCGGCGCGCAATCCTGCTGCACACCGACGCGATGGGCGCGCTGCGCAAGGAGCTCGTCGAGACGCTCGGGGCCGACATCGCGAAGGTCATCCTGACCCGCTACGGCTTCAGTTGCGGCTTCGAGGACGCGGGCCTGCTGCCCGGTTTCATGCACCCCGACACACTGGAGGAGTTTGTCCGCGGTGGACCGCGGGTGCATATGTTCTCGGGCATCGCG
This genomic interval carries:
- a CDS encoding MFS transporter, which produces MSSKDAVDVQSFIDHQPFSGFQWLIFVLCFLIVLLDGFDTAAIGYIAPSLIQEWGVTKPDLAPVLSAALFGLAGGALLSGPLSDRLGRRLVLNVSVLVFALASMVSAFASDLQSLTVLRFLTGIGLGAAMPNAVTLISEYSPSKRRALITTAMFSGFPLGAAFGGFLAAWMIPHFGWRSVLVLGGVAPIVLVAVMLVWLPESVRYMVAKGHSTERIRAVLGRISAAAAALASSFHLTETVSIADGKSGLGVVLSRSRVVGSVMLWLAYFMGLVIFYALINWMPILFKDAGLDPKTATLISALFPLGGCAAVFVGWLMDRFNGNRIVAIAYALTAVSVFAIGQMVGNVGALVVVVFLAGTMMNAAQVSMPALAASFYPTQGRATGVAWMLGIGRFGGIAGSFLVAELARRKLGFSEVFMIVAIPGLLATTALIVKQFFHPETAPEQGEAAEGGALYLKEQVQGAH
- a CDS encoding AMP-binding protein: MNAAEILLSAGADAAIAIECGERRVSYAELRDRVRRAAGAWQALGLAPGERVVVFAPDSDDWVEAYLGAIWAGGVVIGVNPRLSMTELTPILKECEARFVWCEPAQAGELQGLVATLPGAPAVVGGGVAARDWAQALAGAEGLEPMQLDAEAPALWIGTSGTTGTPKGVIHVQRVVANAHSFACSLAGLTSADRLYASSKLFFAYALGNSLFAGLRAGATVILDREWPTAERVEEMVAKHRPTLLFSVPTLYNKMLQTGVAARLAERGIRHFVSAGEALPLAIRQGWREQTGCSLISGYGTSETLCLMLYSDDDSGLMRPTPLTEVRFNPDVDADLPQRIWVRHTTVAVGYWKRPEAQVDFDNGWFSPGDMFLRHADGRLEYAGRNDDMLKIAGQWVSTLWVEQALAAHCGDTLQQIAAVGVDSADGLTALAVLVVAAPGRWAEARQRVEDGIAALPGHRRPRWVHWVDALPLTPTGKLQRGRLRALHERHAAAAA